A window of the Equus przewalskii isolate Varuska chromosome 10, EquPr2, whole genome shotgun sequence genome harbors these coding sequences:
- the RILP gene encoding rab-interacting lysosomal protein isoform X5 → MEPRRATPGAHVWGPQVTAGSGTTAELVYHLAGALGTELQELARRFGPEAAAGLVPLVVRALELLEKAAVGPTPDSLQVAAQQAEVELRRLREENERLRRELRSGPQENRALLRQLKEVTDRQRDELRAHNRDLQQRSQETEALQEQLQRLLLVNAELRQKLAAVQTQLRAARDRESQLEPRREGAVELAQGPARDQAEPATAGAGAPGTPGDPADAPQQPGRPSQVGQCNFSREELEQILQERNELKANVFLLKEELAYFQRELLADHRVPGLLLEAMKVAVKKQRKKIKAKMLGTPEEAESRV, encoded by the exons ATGGAGCCCAGGAGGGCGACGCCTGGGGCGCACGTCTGGGGGCCTCAAGTGACTGCGGGGTCGGGGACGACCGCGGAGCTCGTGTACCATCTAGCGGGGGCCCTGGGCACCGAGCTGCAGGAGCTGGCGCGCCGCTTCGGGCCGGAGGCGGCGGCCGGGCTCGTGCCGCTCGTGGTGCGGGCGCTGGAGCTCCTGGAAAAGGCGGCCGTGGGGCCCACCCCGGACTCG CTGCAGGTGGCGGCGCAGCAGGCCGAAGTGGAGCTGCGGCGGCTGCGGGAGGAGAACGAGCGCCTCCGCAGAGAGCTGCGCTCGGGACCGCAGG AGAACCGAGCTCTGCTGCGGCAGCTCAAGGAGGTGACCGACCGACAGCGGGACGAACTCCGGGCGCACAACCGCGACCTCCAGCAGCGTAGCCAGGAGACCGAAGCG TTGCAGGAGCAGCTGCAGCGCCTCCTGCTGGTGAACGCAGAGTTGCGGCAGAAGCTGGCAGCGGTGCAAACCCAGCTGCGCGCCGCGCGGGACCGCGAGAGCCAGCTCGAGCCGCGGCGCGAAGGGGCCGTGGAGCTGGCTCAGGGGCCGGCGCGGGACCAGGCCGAGCCGGCGACTGCTGGCGCAGGAGCCCCCGGGACCCCTGGGGACCCG GCGGATGCCCCGCAGCAGCCAGGGCGCCCCTCCCAGGTGGGACAGTGCAACTTCAGTCGAGAGGAGCTTGAGCAGATCCTTCAGGAGCGTAATGAGCTCAAAGCCAACGTGTTCCTGCTAAAGGAGGAGCTGGCCTACTTCCAGCG GGAGCTGCTTGCAGACCACCGGGTCCCTGGGCTTCTCCTAGAAGCCATGAAGGTGGCTGTCAAAAAGCAGCGGAAGAAGATCAAAGCCAAGATGTTAGGGACCCCAGAGGAAGCGGAAAGCAG agtctaa
- the RILP gene encoding rab-interacting lysosomal protein isoform X2 gives MEPRRATPGAHVWGPQVTAGSGTTAELVYHLAGALGTELQELARRFGPEAAAGLVPLVVRALELLEKAAVGPTPDSVAAQQAEVELRRLREENERLRRELRSGPQENRALLRQLKEVTDRQRDELRAHNRDLQQRSQETEALQEQLQRLLLVNAELRQKLAAVQTQLRAARDRESQLEPRREGAVELAQGPARDQAEPATAGAGAPGTPGDPADAPQQPGRPSQVGQCNFSREELEQILQERNELKANVFLLKEELAYFQRELLADHRVPGLLLEAMKVAVKKQRKKIKAKMLGTPEEAESSDDEDGSWLLLSSDKGDHPPPPESRIQSFFGLWYRGDTEAPEAETSSSRAPSELGGKEEAPQQPHLEPVDSPTAPNS, from the exons ATGGAGCCCAGGAGGGCGACGCCTGGGGCGCACGTCTGGGGGCCTCAAGTGACTGCGGGGTCGGGGACGACCGCGGAGCTCGTGTACCATCTAGCGGGGGCCCTGGGCACCGAGCTGCAGGAGCTGGCGCGCCGCTTCGGGCCGGAGGCGGCGGCCGGGCTCGTGCCGCTCGTGGTGCGGGCGCTGGAGCTCCTGGAAAAGGCGGCCGTGGGGCCCACCCCGGACTCG GTGGCGGCGCAGCAGGCCGAAGTGGAGCTGCGGCGGCTGCGGGAGGAGAACGAGCGCCTCCGCAGAGAGCTGCGCTCGGGACCGCAGG AGAACCGAGCTCTGCTGCGGCAGCTCAAGGAGGTGACCGACCGACAGCGGGACGAACTCCGGGCGCACAACCGCGACCTCCAGCAGCGTAGCCAGGAGACCGAAGCG TTGCAGGAGCAGCTGCAGCGCCTCCTGCTGGTGAACGCAGAGTTGCGGCAGAAGCTGGCAGCGGTGCAAACCCAGCTGCGCGCCGCGCGGGACCGCGAGAGCCAGCTCGAGCCGCGGCGCGAAGGGGCCGTGGAGCTGGCTCAGGGGCCGGCGCGGGACCAGGCCGAGCCGGCGACTGCTGGCGCAGGAGCCCCCGGGACCCCTGGGGACCCG GCGGATGCCCCGCAGCAGCCAGGGCGCCCCTCCCAGGTGGGACAGTGCAACTTCAGTCGAGAGGAGCTTGAGCAGATCCTTCAGGAGCGTAATGAGCTCAAAGCCAACGTGTTCCTGCTAAAGGAGGAGCTGGCCTACTTCCAGCG GGAGCTGCTTGCAGACCACCGGGTCCCTGGGCTTCTCCTAGAAGCCATGAAGGTGGCTGTCAAAAAGCAGCGGAAGAAGATCAAAGCCAAGATGTTAGGGACCCCAGAGGAAGCGGAAAGCAG TGACGACGAGGATGGCTCATGGCTCCTGCTCTCCAGCGATAAGGgagaccaccccccaccccctgaaTCCAGAATACAGAGTTT CTTTGGCCTGTGGTATCGGGGTGACACAGAGGCCCCTGAAGCCgagaccagcagcagcagggctCCCAGTGAGCTTGGGGGAAAAGAGGAGGCCCCACAGCAACCCCACTTGGAGCCTGTGGACAGCCCTACAGCCCCCAACTCCTGA
- the RILP gene encoding rab-interacting lysosomal protein isoform X6 — protein sequence MEPRRATPGAHVWGPQVTAGSGTTAELVYHLAGALGTELQELARRFGPEAAAGLVPLVVRALELLEKAAVGPTPDSLQVAAQQAEVELRRLREENERLRRELRSGPQENRALLRQLKEVTDRQRDELRAHNRDLQQRSQETEALQEQLQRLLLVNAELRQKLAAVQTQLRAARDRESQLEPRREGAVELAQGPARDQAEPATAGAGAPGTPGDPADAPQQPGRPSQVGQCNFSREELEQILQERNELKANVFLLKEELAYFQRELLADHRVPGLLLEAMKVAVKKQRKKIKAKMLGTPEEAESSDDEDGSWLLLSSDKGDHPPPPESRIQSFFGLWYRGDTEAPEAETSSSRAPSELGGKEEAPQQPPTPDRACFALEEHLCLEISAAPEA from the exons ATGGAGCCCAGGAGGGCGACGCCTGGGGCGCACGTCTGGGGGCCTCAAGTGACTGCGGGGTCGGGGACGACCGCGGAGCTCGTGTACCATCTAGCGGGGGCCCTGGGCACCGAGCTGCAGGAGCTGGCGCGCCGCTTCGGGCCGGAGGCGGCGGCCGGGCTCGTGCCGCTCGTGGTGCGGGCGCTGGAGCTCCTGGAAAAGGCGGCCGTGGGGCCCACCCCGGACTCG CTGCAGGTGGCGGCGCAGCAGGCCGAAGTGGAGCTGCGGCGGCTGCGGGAGGAGAACGAGCGCCTCCGCAGAGAGCTGCGCTCGGGACCGCAGG AGAACCGAGCTCTGCTGCGGCAGCTCAAGGAGGTGACCGACCGACAGCGGGACGAACTCCGGGCGCACAACCGCGACCTCCAGCAGCGTAGCCAGGAGACCGAAGCG TTGCAGGAGCAGCTGCAGCGCCTCCTGCTGGTGAACGCAGAGTTGCGGCAGAAGCTGGCAGCGGTGCAAACCCAGCTGCGCGCCGCGCGGGACCGCGAGAGCCAGCTCGAGCCGCGGCGCGAAGGGGCCGTGGAGCTGGCTCAGGGGCCGGCGCGGGACCAGGCCGAGCCGGCGACTGCTGGCGCAGGAGCCCCCGGGACCCCTGGGGACCCG GCGGATGCCCCGCAGCAGCCAGGGCGCCCCTCCCAGGTGGGACAGTGCAACTTCAGTCGAGAGGAGCTTGAGCAGATCCTTCAGGAGCGTAATGAGCTCAAAGCCAACGTGTTCCTGCTAAAGGAGGAGCTGGCCTACTTCCAGCG GGAGCTGCTTGCAGACCACCGGGTCCCTGGGCTTCTCCTAGAAGCCATGAAGGTGGCTGTCAAAAAGCAGCGGAAGAAGATCAAAGCCAAGATGTTAGGGACCCCAGAGGAAGCGGAAAGCAG TGACGACGAGGATGGCTCATGGCTCCTGCTCTCCAGCGATAAGGgagaccaccccccaccccctgaaTCCAGAATACAGAGTTT CTTTGGCCTGTGGTATCGGGGTGACACAGAGGCCCCTGAAGCCgagaccagcagcagcagggctCCCAGTGAGCTTGGGGGAAAAGAGGAGGCCCCACA ACAGCCCCCAACTCCTGACCGGGCCTGCTTTGCTCTCGAAGAACATCTTTGTCTGGAGATCTCAGCTGCCCCAGAGGCCTGA
- the RILP gene encoding rab-interacting lysosomal protein isoform X1, whose protein sequence is MEPRRATPGAHVWGPQVTAGSGTTAELVYHLAGALGTELQELARRFGPEAAAGLVPLVVRALELLEKAAVGPTPDSLQVAAQQAEVELRRLREENERLRRELRSGPQENRALLRQLKEVTDRQRDELRAHNRDLQQRSQETEALQEQLQRLLLVNAELRQKLAAVQTQLRAARDRESQLEPRREGAVELAQGPARDQAEPATAGAGAPGTPGDPADAPQQPGRPSQVGQCNFSREELEQILQERNELKANVFLLKEELAYFQRELLADHRVPGLLLEAMKVAVKKQRKKIKAKMLGTPEEAESSDDEDGSWLLLSSDKGDHPPPPESRIQSFFGLWYRGDTEAPEAETSSSRAPSELGGKEEAPQQPHLEPVDSPTAPNS, encoded by the exons ATGGAGCCCAGGAGGGCGACGCCTGGGGCGCACGTCTGGGGGCCTCAAGTGACTGCGGGGTCGGGGACGACCGCGGAGCTCGTGTACCATCTAGCGGGGGCCCTGGGCACCGAGCTGCAGGAGCTGGCGCGCCGCTTCGGGCCGGAGGCGGCGGCCGGGCTCGTGCCGCTCGTGGTGCGGGCGCTGGAGCTCCTGGAAAAGGCGGCCGTGGGGCCCACCCCGGACTCG CTGCAGGTGGCGGCGCAGCAGGCCGAAGTGGAGCTGCGGCGGCTGCGGGAGGAGAACGAGCGCCTCCGCAGAGAGCTGCGCTCGGGACCGCAGG AGAACCGAGCTCTGCTGCGGCAGCTCAAGGAGGTGACCGACCGACAGCGGGACGAACTCCGGGCGCACAACCGCGACCTCCAGCAGCGTAGCCAGGAGACCGAAGCG TTGCAGGAGCAGCTGCAGCGCCTCCTGCTGGTGAACGCAGAGTTGCGGCAGAAGCTGGCAGCGGTGCAAACCCAGCTGCGCGCCGCGCGGGACCGCGAGAGCCAGCTCGAGCCGCGGCGCGAAGGGGCCGTGGAGCTGGCTCAGGGGCCGGCGCGGGACCAGGCCGAGCCGGCGACTGCTGGCGCAGGAGCCCCCGGGACCCCTGGGGACCCG GCGGATGCCCCGCAGCAGCCAGGGCGCCCCTCCCAGGTGGGACAGTGCAACTTCAGTCGAGAGGAGCTTGAGCAGATCCTTCAGGAGCGTAATGAGCTCAAAGCCAACGTGTTCCTGCTAAAGGAGGAGCTGGCCTACTTCCAGCG GGAGCTGCTTGCAGACCACCGGGTCCCTGGGCTTCTCCTAGAAGCCATGAAGGTGGCTGTCAAAAAGCAGCGGAAGAAGATCAAAGCCAAGATGTTAGGGACCCCAGAGGAAGCGGAAAGCAG TGACGACGAGGATGGCTCATGGCTCCTGCTCTCCAGCGATAAGGgagaccaccccccaccccctgaaTCCAGAATACAGAGTTT CTTTGGCCTGTGGTATCGGGGTGACACAGAGGCCCCTGAAGCCgagaccagcagcagcagggctCCCAGTGAGCTTGGGGGAAAAGAGGAGGCCCCACAGCAACCCCACTTGGAGCCTGTGGACAGCCCTACAGCCCCCAACTCCTGA
- the RILP gene encoding rab-interacting lysosomal protein isoform X3: protein MEPRRATPGAHVWGPQVTAGSGTTAELVYHLAGALGTELQELARRFGPEAAAGLVPLVVRALELLEKAAVGPTPDSLQEQLQRLLLVNAELRQKLAAVQTQLRAARDRESQLEPRREGAVELAQGPARDQAEPATAGAGAPGTPGDPADAPQQPGRPSQVGQCNFSREELEQILQERNELKANVFLLKEELAYFQRELLADHRVPGLLLEAMKVAVKKQRKKIKAKMLGTPEEAESSDDEDGSWLLLSSDKGDHPPPPESRIQSFFGLWYRGDTEAPEAETSSSRAPSELGGKEEAPQQPHLEPVDSPTAPNS, encoded by the exons ATGGAGCCCAGGAGGGCGACGCCTGGGGCGCACGTCTGGGGGCCTCAAGTGACTGCGGGGTCGGGGACGACCGCGGAGCTCGTGTACCATCTAGCGGGGGCCCTGGGCACCGAGCTGCAGGAGCTGGCGCGCCGCTTCGGGCCGGAGGCGGCGGCCGGGCTCGTGCCGCTCGTGGTGCGGGCGCTGGAGCTCCTGGAAAAGGCGGCCGTGGGGCCCACCCCGGACTCG TTGCAGGAGCAGCTGCAGCGCCTCCTGCTGGTGAACGCAGAGTTGCGGCAGAAGCTGGCAGCGGTGCAAACCCAGCTGCGCGCCGCGCGGGACCGCGAGAGCCAGCTCGAGCCGCGGCGCGAAGGGGCCGTGGAGCTGGCTCAGGGGCCGGCGCGGGACCAGGCCGAGCCGGCGACTGCTGGCGCAGGAGCCCCCGGGACCCCTGGGGACCCG GCGGATGCCCCGCAGCAGCCAGGGCGCCCCTCCCAGGTGGGACAGTGCAACTTCAGTCGAGAGGAGCTTGAGCAGATCCTTCAGGAGCGTAATGAGCTCAAAGCCAACGTGTTCCTGCTAAAGGAGGAGCTGGCCTACTTCCAGCG GGAGCTGCTTGCAGACCACCGGGTCCCTGGGCTTCTCCTAGAAGCCATGAAGGTGGCTGTCAAAAAGCAGCGGAAGAAGATCAAAGCCAAGATGTTAGGGACCCCAGAGGAAGCGGAAAGCAG TGACGACGAGGATGGCTCATGGCTCCTGCTCTCCAGCGATAAGGgagaccaccccccaccccctgaaTCCAGAATACAGAGTTT CTTTGGCCTGTGGTATCGGGGTGACACAGAGGCCCCTGAAGCCgagaccagcagcagcagggctCCCAGTGAGCTTGGGGGAAAAGAGGAGGCCCCACAGCAACCCCACTTGGAGCCTGTGGACAGCCCTACAGCCCCCAACTCCTGA
- the RILP gene encoding rab-interacting lysosomal protein isoform X4 — protein MEPRRATPGAHVWGPQVTAGSGTTAELVYHLAGALGTELQELARRFGPEAAAGLVPLVVRALELLEKAAVGPTPDSLQVAAQQAEVELRRLREENERLRRELRSGPQENRALLRQLKEVTDRQRDELRAHNRDLQQRSQETEALQEQLQRLLLVNAELRQKLAAVQTQLRAARDRESQLEPRREGAVELAQGPARDQAEPATAGAGAPGTPGDPADAPQQPGRPSQVGQCNFSREELEQILQERNELKANVFLLKEELAYFQRELLADHRVPGLLLEAMKVAVKKQRKKIKAKMLGTPEEAESRASHSSLVTS, from the exons ATGGAGCCCAGGAGGGCGACGCCTGGGGCGCACGTCTGGGGGCCTCAAGTGACTGCGGGGTCGGGGACGACCGCGGAGCTCGTGTACCATCTAGCGGGGGCCCTGGGCACCGAGCTGCAGGAGCTGGCGCGCCGCTTCGGGCCGGAGGCGGCGGCCGGGCTCGTGCCGCTCGTGGTGCGGGCGCTGGAGCTCCTGGAAAAGGCGGCCGTGGGGCCCACCCCGGACTCG CTGCAGGTGGCGGCGCAGCAGGCCGAAGTGGAGCTGCGGCGGCTGCGGGAGGAGAACGAGCGCCTCCGCAGAGAGCTGCGCTCGGGACCGCAGG AGAACCGAGCTCTGCTGCGGCAGCTCAAGGAGGTGACCGACCGACAGCGGGACGAACTCCGGGCGCACAACCGCGACCTCCAGCAGCGTAGCCAGGAGACCGAAGCG TTGCAGGAGCAGCTGCAGCGCCTCCTGCTGGTGAACGCAGAGTTGCGGCAGAAGCTGGCAGCGGTGCAAACCCAGCTGCGCGCCGCGCGGGACCGCGAGAGCCAGCTCGAGCCGCGGCGCGAAGGGGCCGTGGAGCTGGCTCAGGGGCCGGCGCGGGACCAGGCCGAGCCGGCGACTGCTGGCGCAGGAGCCCCCGGGACCCCTGGGGACCCG GCGGATGCCCCGCAGCAGCCAGGGCGCCCCTCCCAGGTGGGACAGTGCAACTTCAGTCGAGAGGAGCTTGAGCAGATCCTTCAGGAGCGTAATGAGCTCAAAGCCAACGTGTTCCTGCTAAAGGAGGAGCTGGCCTACTTCCAGCG GGAGCTGCTTGCAGACCACCGGGTCCCTGGGCTTCTCCTAGAAGCCATGAAGGTGGCTGTCAAAAAGCAGCGGAAGAAGATCAAAGCCAAGATGTTAGGGACCCCAGAGGAAGCGGAAAGCAG AGCCAGCCACTCCAGCCTGGTTACCTCCTGA